From Oryza sativa Japonica Group chromosome 4, ASM3414082v1, one genomic window encodes:
- the LOC4336597 gene encoding squamosa promoter-binding-like protein 7: MEGNGCGGSGATPRGVVGMHWAPVVTSPPSPQPPFLPPAPCRPDVQMQQQGGLTCLKLGKRPCFWGGDGAGQVAQGSGGGGGGGGGGSADQGKRKEKAATAVPVVPRCQVEGCDITLQGVKEYHRRHKVCEVHAKAPRVVVHGTEQRFCQQCSRFHVLAEFDDAKKSCRRRLAGHNERRRRSNASEAMARGSAHPHGMPVLGHGFPPYGLPTSSAGALSLLSSARATGPWLMPTPDISARSSAALDELIAENRAALLSWQFFSDRQPPPAGRPTGRSPGSETAGGWHAHLQARPPPPGAGGQHENQSGHVTLDLMQATTAAGGSGAPFRPVPARPPKEGGDAGCTSDAWTPSPMEGARVV, translated from the exons ATGGAAGGAAACGGCTGCGGCGGAAGCGGGGCGACACCACGTGGTGTCGTTGGGATGCACTGGGCTCCCGTCGTCACCTCGCCGCCTAGCCCGCAGCCGCCgttcctcccgccggcgccatgcAGGCCCGACGTCCAGATGCAACAGCAAGGCGGGCTGACCTGCCTCAAGCTCGGGAAGCGGCCGTGCTTCTGgggtggcgacggcgccggccagGTGGCgcaggggagcggcggcggcggaggcggaggcggtggtggttcCGCGGatcaggggaagaggaaggagaaggcggcgacggcggtgccgGTGGTGCCCCGTTGCCAGGTGGAGGGGTGCGACATTACGCTCCAGGGAGTCAAGGAGTACCACCGGCGGCACAAGGTGTGCGAGGTGCACGCCAAGGCCCCGAGGGTCGTCGTGCACGGCACCGAGCAGCGCTTCTGCCAGCAATGCAGCCG GTTCCACGTGCTCGCGGAGTTTGACGACGCCAAGAagagctgccggcggcggctggccggGCACAacgagaggcggcggaggagcaacgccagcGAGGCCATGGCCAGGGGCTCTGCGCACCCACACG GTATGCCGGTGCTGGGACACGGTTTCCCGCCGTACGGCCTGCCGACGTCGTCGGCTGgtgctctctctcttctgtcATCGGCTAGAGCCACCGGCCCATGGCTGATGCCGACGCCCGACATCTCCGCCCGCTCAAGCGCGGCGCTCGACGAGCTCATCGCCGAGAACCGCGCGGCCCTCCTCTCGTGGCAATTCTTCTCCGACCGACAGCCGCCACCAGCTGGCCGTCCAACGGGCCGCAGCCCGGGCTCCGAAACGGCCGGTGGCTGGCACGCGCACCTGCAggcgcggccgccaccgcccggcGCCGGAGGGCAGCACGAGAATCAGTCGGGGCACGTGACGCTCGACCTCATGCAGGCCACCACCGCGGCAGGAGGCAGCGGCGCGCCGTTCCGGCCCGTGCCAGCGAGGCCCCCCAAggagggcggcgacgccggctgCACCTCCGACGCGTGGACGCCGTCGCCCATGGAGGGCGCCCGCGTGGTCTGA
- the LOC4336598 gene encoding uncharacterized protein: protein MAGAGTVCSMCGDVGFPDKLFQCARCRYRFQHSYCTNYYGDAAPAPAGADMCDWCLSDVAGKARYSSAAGKQQGAGSQESSTTTSSSSAGRGGGGKPGAGEQESGRRGTKAAGRRYKLLKDVLC from the exons ATGGCTGGCGCCGGCACCGTCTGCTCCATGTGCGGCGACGTCGGCTTCCCCGACAAGCTCTTCCAGTGCGCGCGCTGCCGCTACCGCTTCCAGCACTC ATACTGCACGAACTACTACGGTGACGCGGCGCCCGCCCCGGCCGGCGCCGACATGTGCGACTGGTGCCTGAGCGACGTCGCCGGGAAGGCGAGGTACTCGTCGGCGGCCGGGAAGCAGCAGGGCGCCGGAAGCCAGGAGTCATCCACGACGACGTCGAGCTCCTCCGCCGgaaggggtggcggcggcaagcccggcgccggcgagcaggAGAGCGGGCGGCGGGGGACCAAGGCGGCCGGCCGAAGGTACAAGCTGCTCAAGGACGTCTTGTGTTAG
- the LOC4336599 gene encoding probable plastid-lipid-associated protein 11, chloroplastic translates to MAPLVSHAKILAPIPRGNRRLAPAPPAAGGFLRALFPSRRSRPPPEKDELLRLIADQRRGLDTQSDPSRLADIVSCIDALAAAAPGSDTVSDADKLSGTWRLLWTTEHEQLFIVRNAPFFRTAAGDVFQVIDVPGGALNNVITFPPSGAFVVNGSIEIQPPQRVNFRFTRAMLRGSNWEVPFPPFGKGWFDTVYLDDDIRVAKDIRGDYLVVERAPYSWNG, encoded by the exons ATGGCGCCACTAGTCTCCCACGCGAAAATTCTCGCGCCGATTCCGAGGGgcaaccgccgcctcgcccccgCGCCCCCTGCCGCCGGCGGCTTCCTCCGCGCCCTCTTCCCCTCACGGCGCTCCCGCCCTCCGCCAGAGAAGGACGAGCTCCTCCGCCTCATCGCCGACCAACGCCGCGGCCTCGACACCCAGTCCGACCCCTCCCGCCTCGCCGACATCGTCTCCTGCAtcgacgccctcgccgccgctgctcccggaTCCGATACCGTTTCCGATGCCGACAAGCTTTCCGGTACGTGGCGGCTCCTCTGGACCACCGAGCATGAGCAGCTCTTCATCGTGCGCAACGCCCCCTTCTtccgcaccgccgccggtgatgtGTTCCAGGTAATCGACGTCCCCGGTGGCGCCCTCAACAACGTGATCACCTTCCCGCCCTCTGGCGCGTTCGTCGTGAACGGCTCCATCGAGATCCAGCCGCCCCAGCGAGTCAATTTTAG GTTTACACGCGCTATGTTGAGAGGGAGCAATTGGGAGGTCCCGTTTCCGCCCTTTGGGAAAGGATG GTTTGACACTGTCTATTTGGATGATGACATCCGCGTAGCAAAGGACATACGAGGGGACTATTTAGTTGTTGAACGCGCTCCATATTCATGGAATGGATAG